In Gracilibacillus salitolerans, the sequence ATTATTTTCTTTTCAAATCTACTAGATCATCTACTTTTACTGCTTGCCCTGTAGCTAAAGACTTATTTCCGGCAATACCAGTTAAAATCGAAATAGCACCATCAATATGAGAAGCAGCACGGTTGAATTCATCCTCTTTTGGTACCCCGAATAAATCATTTAACAATTCTGGGTCTCCACCACCATGGCCACCTTCTTTTTCTTCCACTTCTACTTCATATGATTCACCAAACATTGGTAACACTCGTATTACTTTCCCGCTCAGTTTTCCTTCGTCACTCTTGTTACCACCTGAATTAATATATGATTGCTCACGTACTTGTACTTCAATTCGGCCTTCTGTACCATTAAAGGCAATCTGGAAACCTTCCCATGGTAAATAGGCATTTAAGGAATAGGTTAAAATCGCTTTATTTTTATACGTTACATTCACACCTAATGTATCCTCAATATTAATACCATCACCAAACACACTTTGATCACGGTGGTATCCGTCTTCTTTTTCTGCATCTAAATACATAGATTTCAAGTGTTCATTGGATTCTAAATCAATAGCAAATGAATCTTCTTTTGCATATTCGCTTCCGTGTGCACGCTCATAAAACTTAGTCACACCACGTTCTTCGGCATTTTCTTTCCCGTAAAAGCGAAGACCTCCTGTTGCATAGACAACCTCTGGTTCCGTATTAAGCCAGAAATTAACCAGATCAAAGTGATGAGTAGATTTATGAACGAGCAAACCACCACTATTGCGCTTATCACGATGCCAACGACGGAAATAATCCGCACCATGCTGTGTATCCAGAGCCCACTCGAAGTGAACAGAATTAACTTGACCAATTACTCCGTCTCGAATTAGTTCACGAATCTTCGTATTATGTGGAGCATAACGGTAATTGAATGTTACGCGAACATTTTGACCTGTTCGTTCAATTGCATCAATAATCGCTTGTGTTTTTTCCGCATCTACTGTCATTGGTTTTTCCGTAATGGCATCACAGCCTAATTCCATTGCACGGATAATGTAGCGATGATGAGTTCGGTCCATTGATGTTACAATGACAATGTCTGGTTTCTCTGTTTCAATCATTTCATCAAATCGATCTGCTGTATACGTATTGATTTCTGAGACTCCATATTTGTCTTTTAATAGTTTGTTAGCATAGTTTAATCTTGTTTGATTGGTATCACAAAAAGCTACTAGTTCACATGTTTCCTGAAAATCACGCACCATTGCCCCATAGAAAAACTCTGCACGGCCACCGGTTCCAACTAATACATATTTTTTCTTCACTCTGAACACTCCCAATGTTATTTTGTAATCGCTTTAATAACAACGTTGTTAAAATTATAAGATATTTACCCTGAAATAGCAACTCTTAATCTGTGATTTTTTTTAATTGTTTTTGATTTTATTTGTTTTTGTATTATACACTTATAGCAATACGACCCGTTTTTTTGATAAAAAGCTATTATATTCTCGTAGCGTTCAAAGTACAAAAAAACTCCCTCGTTAAAAAACGAGAGAGTTTCTAATTACTTTACTAGTCTAATATAGTAACGTCTACTGAGCGAACGCCCCACTCGTAGGCTTCGTCTTTTGTTGGAACATGAATGTCGATTTTGTTCCCTTTGATTGCTCCACCAGTATCTCCTGCAATTGCTTCTCCGTAACCTTCCACATGTACTCTAGTTCCAAGTGGGATAACACTAGGGTCTACAGCAATTACTTTCATATTTCGATTTTCCAATAAGTCAATACCTGTAGCAGTGACACCTGAACAACCGTCACATTCAGCAGTATATGCAGTAGCTGTCACTGAAATGGTTTCACCACTCTGCTCAGAAGAGTCTTCACTTGGTGTATTGGATTGTTTTTCAATCTTAGGCTCAGAAGCTTCTGGCGTTTCTTCTGTTTTGTTTACTTCCTGTGCTTCCTCTGTTTGATTTACTTCCTGAGTTTCCTCTTCTGGACTTGCTTCAGACTTATCTTTGTCTACTTCCTTGATGGTTAATTTTTCATCAATAATTATTAAATCTGTTTCGAGGTTATTCCATTCTTTTAAATCGCTAACTGTTACATCATGTTCCACAGCGATTTCACTTAATGAATCTCCTCTTTCTACGTTGTAAGTAATTTCTCTATCTATCTCTAAAATTTGTTTTGGAAAAATCAAGTCTGAATCTAGTTTGTTAATCTCCTTTAAATCTGCAACTGTTGTATTATGTTCTTGTGCAATGTCCCACAAACTATCTCCTTTTTCTACCTCGTATTCTGCTGCCGAAATTGGTAGTACAAAGAAGAAACTAGTTGTAACAAAACCTACTGACACTAAAAACTTTCGCATCATAGTTGCCTCCTTTCAATGTTGACAAGCACCACTATATCACAACGAATATACGCTGTGGTTACAGCCAATTTAAGAGTCTGTAACAAAATTTACGATATTACAAAGGCTTGTCACATTTGTCATTATGGGGCAACAATGATAGATTTTATACGTCATTTCGTAATATTTTTCTATCTTTATACTTTTTTTAAATCTATCATTATTCGATTATGCGAAAATGACTATTAGATTTTGGTATTAATTCGTTCCTCTTCAGTAGATCATCAGCAATCAATTCTGTCATATCTATTGGTATATCTTTCACCACTTCTTTATTTTTAAACATATGATAGTCTCCACCACCACTAGCACGATAATTATTCATAACGACTTGAAATTCTTGACTTAACTCAAGTGGCTGACCTTGGTATTCTAATGTAATCACTCGTTCACCAATTGGATTTGACACTTTTACTTCATAGTAAATTCCTTGCCACATATCATAGTTATAAGGTTGAGGTTTTGGCTCTAAATAAGATGGGTTAATGACTATTTCTTTGTTTTCCAGTTGAAAATAACTAGCGGATTTTTCTAACGCTTCTTTTATATCATGACCTGTGATTTTCAGTACTTTCAGTGTATTGGGATAAATATAATTACTTACAATATCTCTCATCGTTACTTGCTTCGGAAAACCCGGTGACTGATCGTGAAATAACGCCGTACAGGAAATATCCACTTCTGCTATATTCATCTGTAATTGATTGATATAGTTAATAAAAGGGTGTCCGTTTAACCGCACTTTCATGGGATCGCATATTTCCATATCCCCCTTCACAGTTGTAATGGTTTGATCTAAAAAGGCTTGGACAGCTCTTTCATCCTCTACTATGCTATTTTCCACTTGCCGATCTATTTCCGTCTGTTCATCTACATAATGCAAGGTAGAAGTAATCGATTGTATCCTTTGATCGATTGTTAATGTTATTTCTGCGATCGCCTGACCATTATTCCCAGGTTGAACAACTGTTACCCCATTAATCTGTTCTGTCAAAAATCGATGCTGGTGACCTGTAATTAATATATCTATCCCCTCTACTTCCTGACAGATTTGATAACCTTGGTTTTCTCCTGTGAAGTCTTCCGTTGGCTCCCCTGTTTTGGGATCACGTTCTAATCCACCGTGGTAACTAACAATCATCACATCAGGTGCTTCGGTTTCACGGATTTTTGCTACCCATTTCTTTGCTGACTGACACGCGTCTTCAAAAGTAAGATCTTCTATATGATTAGGATCCTCCCAATTTGGGATGTAATGTGTCGTTAATCCTAATATGGCAAATCGTATACCCGCTATTTTTTTGATGATATAAGGCTTGCCTAAGAATGGCTGCTTCGTTTTTTTATCGATAATGTTAGCAGATAACCAAGGGAAATCAGATACTTCTACTGCCTCTTGTAAATAATGCAATCCATAATTAAATTCATGATTCCCTATTACCGCAAGATCATAATTTAATTGATTAGCAATATTAATCATCGGGCTAGGTTGATCTGGTTGTTTCTTGGCAAAATAATATGTAAATGGACTTCCTTGAATAAAGTCTCCGTTATCTATTAATATGGTATCGTATTTTCTCCTTATTTCTTTCAAAATAGAAGCTGTTTTTGCTAAACCCATTTGTGTTTCTTGATTATTGCGATAATTTGTTGGCATGATATAACCGTGCACATCACTTGTAACACCAATCGAAACTGTCTTCATTTAAACTCCTCCTCTGAACCTTATTATCTATCATTATAACGTTATATAATAGAATCAGGAAAAACTTTACATGATCTTAACTGAGACTTAACACCACCTTTTCATTTATTTGATATAGTTAAAGTGTTCCAAATTGAGCAATGCTGCAAAGATTGCTTTCTCACAAAATGATAGCCCCTTTTTCTTTTGGCCGATGAGATACCTCATCGGCTTTTCTTTTTTCATTCAATAGAATATATTTGTCCCTAAACAGCACAAACCACCTGTCTAGATTTAATGATCTGATTCGCAGTAGATACAAACTGCGAAGTTGTGAAAATTTGACTTGGTGTTGCTTCCTCCCATTCTGATTTAAGGTGAGTGCTAGCATTCGCTACGGCAGAATACTTCGCTTTCCGTGGGCACGGCCTCAGCCTCCTCAAAAAGCAAAGTGCGCTTTTCTGTGGGGTCTTCAGCTCGCGCTGTTCCCACAGGAGTCTGCGTATTCTGCCTCCGCTAATTTTGGAGTTCTGATTGTTGAAAGAAATGGACTCATGGAACTATATTCTTGGAACTTTCTATCACTTTATTAGAACACTATTCAAAGCTGCGGAAAAATGCGACACTCCTGTGGGAAAGGAACAGTCTGAAGACCCCGCAGTGAGCGTTCTTTGCTCGCGAGGAGGCTGAAGCGTTCCCCACGGAAAGGGAGTGTTTTTCCGCAGCGTCGGACTAGGACTCATCTCAAATAGAATGGGAGGAAGGAACACAAAAGTTACTTCGCAGTTTATGGATTCTGTTCTCCACTTTTTCCCTTTGCAACAAAAAAACGCATCGGAATCCAATGCATCCAATGCGTTTTACTCTATAATGGTGATTCTTTCTTTGGCTGACTTTCTTGGAACTGGAGATTGGTTTTTGGCTGGGTAGCCTACTTGTATTTGTCCGACTACTCTTTCATCATCTTTTAAGCCAATCAATTCTGCTGTTTCTTCACAGAAAGCCAGTTTTCCTGTTTTCCAAAACGTACTTAACCCTTTTTCCCATGCTAATAAACTAAAGTTCTGAATTAAACAACTGGAAGAAGCATAATCCTCTTCTCTTAATTTTTCTTGTGGATGTAGTGTATTAACTACAAAAAAGATAAATGGTACATTCATGATTTTATGATAAGCATTATCGCTCACTATTTTTAATTCTTCATCTGAATTACTGTTAGTTTTTGACACCGCCACTTGACGGTTAATCTCCGCTAACTTTTCTTTTGCTTCGCCTTGTATAAAAACAAAACGCCATGGTTCCGTCATTTTATGATTAGGCACCCATATAGCTGTTTCTAATAATTCTTCTATTAAAAATCCTGGAACCTCTTTATCCTGATAAGCAGATATCGAGCGACGTTCTTTTATGAGTTGTTGTAAGTTCATGAAGACGCCCTCCCTTGTTATTGATAATCATTTTCAACTAAGATTTATCATATCATATTTGTTAAAGGAGTCAAGTTATCTAAACTTTTATACCATAATTTTCAAAATGTACTTGAAATTGGTTTCTTGTTATTGTAAAATACTAACATATGTTACTAACTAAATAGCTTTTTCTTATCCAGAGAGGTGGAGGGACTGGCCTTACGATACCTCAGCAACCGTCTTTAATTGACAAGGTGCTAAATCCAGCAAGCATTATGTGCTTGAAAGATGAGAGTCTTTACTAATGAATCTCCGTCTTTCTATAGCCGGGGATTTTTTATTTTATACAGAAGAGAGGTGAAACTTAATGTCTGACTTAATCACTCATTTACAAAACAGGTTAATAGTCGCTGATGGAGCAATGGGGACTTTACTATACTCCCACGGTGTTGATCGATGTTTCGAATCTTACAACACCACTCATCCCGATGAAATCCTCCATGTTCATCAAACTTATCTTGATGCTGGAGCAGAAGTTATTCAGACCAACACTTATGGAGCGAACTATATCAAATTGTCTCGCTTTGGTTTAGAAGACCAAGTACATCAATTGAATACCAAAGCGGTTCAGCTCGCCAAGACTGCTGCTGAAGACCGAGCATTTGTATTAGGAACAATCGGAGGAATTAGAGGGGTTCAAAAATTAATAACTTCCAAAAAAGAGATTATCCGCAGCTTTAAAGAACAACTATTCTCACTATTACTAGAAGGTGTGGATGGCATTTTACTGGAAACATACTATGACTTTGAAGAAATAAAACAAGTGTTAGAGATTGCTAGACAAGAAACAGATCTACCTATCATTGCGAATGTTTCCATGCACGAACCTGGCGTGATGGAAAATGGGATCCAGCTTGCAGTGGCCCTCCAAAAATTAGAAGAGATTGGCGCAGACGTTGTAGGAGTGAACTGCCATTTAGGTCCTCACTATATGATCAAAGCACTAGAGTCTGTCCCACTTCTTGAAAAGGCCTTATTAGCAGCATATCCGAATGCAAGTCTTCCTGCTTATCAAAACGGGAAACTAGTTTACAACCAATATAGCCACTACTTTGAAAGATGTGCGAAGGATTTCCGCGATCAAGGTGTGCGCTTACTAGGTGGATGTTGTGGTACAACACCGGAACATATCCGAGCACTCAAAGAGGGTATTGCCGACTTAGAGCCTATTAAAGAAAAAGAAATCAAACAAGTAACATTTACCCAAAACACAAATGACCAGCAACCTCCACTACGAACAACGCTTGCAGATAAGGCTCGAAAACGACATACCGTTATTGTGGAACTAGACGCACCAAAACATCTGGACACAGAATCCTTCATGAATGGTGCATTTGCATTGGAGAATGCTGGGGTGGATGCCATTACCTTAGCTGATAACTCCTTGGCTACTCCACGTATTAGTAATCTCGCAATGGCCATGAAAATGAAGCAAGCAGGTTGTCACGCAACACCACTTATCCATTTAACGTGTCGTGACCGAAATTTAATTGGGCTTCAATCCCATTTAATGGGACTGCATACACTAGGCTTTCATGAAATTCTAGCCATTACTGGAGATCCGACACGAATTGGTGGTTTTCCAGGTGCATCATCTGTTTTTGATGTGACATCTTTTGAACTAACAAAACTTATTAAACAACAGTCTAACCAAGGGCTTTCTTTTTCTGGTCGTTCTTTAAAAACAAACACCCAGTTTCAAGTAGCTGCTGCATTTAATCCTAATGTAGCTAATCTCGATAAAGCAGTAAAAAGAATGGAACGGAAAATAAAGCATGGTGCGGACTACTTTTTGACTCAGCCTATTTTCAATCATGAGCAAATTATCGAATTACATCGACTTACTAAACATATTGATAAACCCATTTTCATTGGGATTATGCCACTCACTTCCCATCGGAATGCAGAATTTCTTCATCATGAAGTGCCAGGCATGAAACTGTCCGATGAAGTTCGAACAAGAATGCAGCATCATGATAATCGCCAAGATAGTTTACAAGAGGGTATCCAAATCTCCAAGGAATTAATCAAGACGGCTATGAACTATTTTAATGGCATTTATATTATCACACCGTTTATGCACTATCCGTTAACAGTGGAACTCACGAAGTATGTTCATCAACAAGCTAAGTTAGTAACAAAAATATAAAATTAAAAGGAGTTTTTACACGATGACTACGATTTTCAGTGCCAATTTAGGTTACCCACGTATAGGAGAAAAAAGAGAATGGAAAAAATCAATTGAAGCATTTTGGCAAGGAGATATTACCGATAAATCACTGAAAGAACAAACAAAAAAACTACGCTTAAACAATTTGAAGAAGCAAAAGGAACAAGGCATTGATTTTATTCCTGTAGGGGACTTTTCATTTTATGATCATATATTAGATACGGCCGTTTCTTTCAATATTATACCGGAACGTTTTAATCATCATAACCCAACAGACTTGTCTAGCTATTTCGCCATTGCCCGTGGTGAAACGAATGCGGTAGCAGCTGAAATGACAAAATGGTTTAATACGAATTATCACTATATCGTGCCGGAACTAAAAGGAACTACACCAACATTAATCGAGAACCGGGCATTATACTATTATGAAGAAGCAAAAGAAGAATTGAACATTGATGGAAAGCCTGTTATTGTCGGACCAGTCACATTTGTGAAACTTGCAAAAGGCTATCAAGAAAGCGAATTGGAAAGCTGGGTTAACCGATTGCTGCCATTGTATCAACAAATCCTTAGCGAGTTAGCGACGGCTGGAGCCAGTTGGGTGCAGATAGATGAGCCAATTTTAGGCACCAATCTCTCCGAGAAGGAAATACAACTTGTAGAGCAAGTTTACCAAACGATCGATAACAATGTATCAGGTATTCAAATTATTTTACAAACTTATTTTGAGACTGTTCAACATTATGAGCGAATTACAGCTCTACCGGTAAAAGGAATTGGCTTAGACTTTGTTCATGGCGATAATTTAGCCTTAATCAAAAAGTTTGGTTTTCCTTCTGATAAAGTTTTAGGCGCAGGTATTATCAATGGACGTAATGTATGGCGCGCGGACTTAGATGAAAAATATCAACTTTTACAAGATATCCAACAAGCAGCAAACCCAAAAACATTGATTGTACAACCGTCCTGTTCTCTATTGCATGTGCCTGTGACAAAACACTTAGAGGAAAAACTTGATCCTGTTGTAAAAGACGGCTTAAGCTTTGCCAACGAGAAATTAGAAGAGCTGCAAATCTTAACAACCGCTTTACAAGAAGGAAAACAGTCTGTAGAAAATGCTTTCGAAGCTAGCAAACAAGCTATTTCCAACTTAAATCAATCCGATTACCGCAGTCAAACACCTGCAGTTGCCAAAACAGATGCTAAACGCGAAATTCCTTTTGCTGAAAGGAAGAAACGTCAACAGGCGACATTAAAATTGCCATTACTACCTACTACAACGATAGGAAGTTTGCCGCAAACAAATGAGGTAAAACGAACAAGAACAAAGTGGCGTAAAGGTGATATTTCCGACCAGCAATATAATGAATTTGTTGAAGATGAAACGAGAAGATGGATTCAAA encodes:
- a CDS encoding Gfo/Idh/MocA family protein: MKKKYVLVGTGGRAEFFYGAMVRDFQETCELVAFCDTNQTRLNYANKLLKDKYGVSEINTYTADRFDEMIETEKPDIVIVTSMDRTHHRYIIRAMELGCDAITEKPMTVDAEKTQAIIDAIERTGQNVRVTFNYRYAPHNTKIRELIRDGVIGQVNSVHFEWALDTQHGADYFRRWHRDKRNSGGLLVHKSTHHFDLVNFWLNTEPEVVYATGGLRFYGKENAEERGVTKFYERAHGSEYAKEDSFAIDLESNEHLKSMYLDAEKEDGYHRDQSVFGDGINIEDTLGVNVTYKNKAILTYSLNAYLPWEGFQIAFNGTEGRIEVQVREQSYINSGGNKSDEGKLSGKVIRVLPMFGESYEVEVEEKEGGHGGGDPELLNDLFGVPKEDEFNRAASHIDGAISILTGIAGNKSLATGQAVKVDDLVDLKRK
- a CDS encoding 3D domain-containing protein encodes the protein MRKFLVSVGFVTTSFFFVLPISAAEYEVEKGDSLWDIAQEHNTTVADLKEINKLDSDLIFPKQILEIDREITYNVERGDSLSEIAVEHDVTVSDLKEWNNLETDLIIIDEKLTIKEVDKDKSEASPEEETQEVNQTEEAQEVNKTEETPEASEPKIEKQSNTPSEDSSEQSGETISVTATAYTAECDGCSGVTATGIDLLENRNMKVIAVDPSVIPLGTRVHVEGYGEAIAGDTGGAIKGNKIDIHVPTKDEAYEWGVRSVDVTILD
- a CDS encoding bifunctional metallophosphatase/5'-nucleotidase — its product is MKTVSIGVTSDVHGYIMPTNYRNNQETQMGLAKTASILKEIRRKYDTILIDNGDFIQGSPFTYYFAKKQPDQPSPMINIANQLNYDLAVIGNHEFNYGLHYLQEAVEVSDFPWLSANIIDKKTKQPFLGKPYIIKKIAGIRFAILGLTTHYIPNWEDPNHIEDLTFEDACQSAKKWVAKIRETEAPDVMIVSYHGGLERDPKTGEPTEDFTGENQGYQICQEVEGIDILITGHQHRFLTEQINGVTVVQPGNNGQAIAEITLTIDQRIQSITSTLHYVDEQTEIDRQVENSIVEDERAVQAFLDQTITTVKGDMEICDPMKVRLNGHPFINYINQLQMNIAEVDISCTALFHDQSPGFPKQVTMRDIVSNYIYPNTLKVLKITGHDIKEALEKSASYFQLENKEIVINPSYLEPKPQPYNYDMWQGIYYEVKVSNPIGERVITLEYQGQPLELSQEFQVVMNNYRASGGGDYHMFKNKEVVKDIPIDMTELIADDLLKRNELIPKSNSHFRIIE
- a CDS encoding nitroreductase family protein encodes the protein MNLQQLIKERRSISAYQDKEVPGFLIEELLETAIWVPNHKMTEPWRFVFIQGEAKEKLAEINRQVAVSKTNSNSDEELKIVSDNAYHKIMNVPFIFFVVNTLHPQEKLREEDYASSSCLIQNFSLLAWEKGLSTFWKTGKLAFCEETAELIGLKDDERVVGQIQVGYPAKNQSPVPRKSAKERITIIE
- a CDS encoding bifunctional homocysteine S-methyltransferase/methylenetetrahydrofolate reductase — protein: MSDLITHLQNRLIVADGAMGTLLYSHGVDRCFESYNTTHPDEILHVHQTYLDAGAEVIQTNTYGANYIKLSRFGLEDQVHQLNTKAVQLAKTAAEDRAFVLGTIGGIRGVQKLITSKKEIIRSFKEQLFSLLLEGVDGILLETYYDFEEIKQVLEIARQETDLPIIANVSMHEPGVMENGIQLAVALQKLEEIGADVVGVNCHLGPHYMIKALESVPLLEKALLAAYPNASLPAYQNGKLVYNQYSHYFERCAKDFRDQGVRLLGGCCGTTPEHIRALKEGIADLEPIKEKEIKQVTFTQNTNDQQPPLRTTLADKARKRHTVIVELDAPKHLDTESFMNGAFALENAGVDAITLADNSLATPRISNLAMAMKMKQAGCHATPLIHLTCRDRNLIGLQSHLMGLHTLGFHEILAITGDPTRIGGFPGASSVFDVTSFELTKLIKQQSNQGLSFSGRSLKTNTQFQVAAAFNPNVANLDKAVKRMERKIKHGADYFLTQPIFNHEQIIELHRLTKHIDKPIFIGIMPLTSHRNAEFLHHEVPGMKLSDEVRTRMQHHDNRQDSLQEGIQISKELIKTAMNYFNGIYIITPFMHYPLTVELTKYVHQQAKLVTKI
- the metE gene encoding 5-methyltetrahydropteroyltriglutamate--homocysteine S-methyltransferase, which translates into the protein MTTIFSANLGYPRIGEKREWKKSIEAFWQGDITDKSLKEQTKKLRLNNLKKQKEQGIDFIPVGDFSFYDHILDTAVSFNIIPERFNHHNPTDLSSYFAIARGETNAVAAEMTKWFNTNYHYIVPELKGTTPTLIENRALYYYEEAKEELNIDGKPVIVGPVTFVKLAKGYQESELESWVNRLLPLYQQILSELATAGASWVQIDEPILGTNLSEKEIQLVEQVYQTIDNNVSGIQIILQTYFETVQHYERITALPVKGIGLDFVHGDNLALIKKFGFPSDKVLGAGIINGRNVWRADLDEKYQLLQDIQQAANPKTLIVQPSCSLLHVPVTKHLEEKLDPVVKDGLSFANEKLEELQILTTALQEGKQSVENAFEASKQAISNLNQSDYRSQTPAVAKTDAKREIPFAERKKRQQATLKLPLLPTTTIGSLPQTNEVKRTRTKWRKGDISDQQYNEFVEDETRRWIQIQEDLDLDVLVHGEFERTDMVEYFGEKLKGFAVTEFGWVQSYGSRCVKPPLLVGNVEWEKAITVKEIAYAQSLTDKPVKGMLTGPVTILNWSFVHEGLPRFTVQDQIALALEKEVLALEETGINIIQVDEPALREGLPLDRLKWPAYFDAAVNAFQLATSTVKPETQIHTHMCYSEFGEIYEAIDGLDADVISIETSRSHGEMVETFEKNDYKKDIGLGVYDIHSPRVPTLQELEANIQRALETIDVEQFWINPDCGLKTRREAETIAALEKMVEAAKKVRKQYTTINQH